In Montipora foliosa isolate CH-2021 chromosome 13, ASM3666993v2, whole genome shotgun sequence, one DNA window encodes the following:
- the LOC137982992 gene encoding uncharacterized protein, translated as MDQDGQLEQLIKSIKSFKIGTFEKFGDALPGEIEGLRLNVALFGMTGSGKSALINTIFECLGFEAPAMTQATSCEGTRVLDCFPVPGSHVTFYDTAGFFHLGKIEEGELFRIIYGLEKPGDDLTRDAASAWKAAKGGLAAHRYEKPPIADQVHVVIWVISATDVRFEQGKYRENIDFVQHILKREIITIITVLTHDDEIQKRENPEAERKRLREAAMEVTGSDRRNVYFVVNSFGDPKDYSPVYKKCVMQVVEEALKCGERSVKMRQVYREGSKTTARKMRETKPQARKFKKPQENTFKE; from the exons ATGGATCAAGACGGTCAATTAGAACAATTGATCAAAAGCATAAAGAGTTTCAAGATTGGTACTTTTGAGAAATTTGGTGATGCATTGCCTGGTGAAATCGAAGGTCTACGACTGAACGTCGCTCTCTTCGGCATGACTGGCTCAGGGAAATCAGCCTTGATCAACACTATCTTCGAATGCTTGGGTTTTGAGGCGCCTGCAATGACTCAGGCAACGTCTTGCGAAGGAACGCGAGTGCTGGACTGTTTTCCTGTTCCAGGGAGCCATGTTACGTTTTACGACACCGCAGGGTTTTTTCATCTTGGCAAGATAGAGGAAG GTGAACTGTTTCGTATCATTTACGGACTTGAAAAACCGGGAGATGACTTGACGCGAGACGCTGCTAGTGCATGGAAGGCGGCTAAAGGCGGACTTGCTGCCCACAGGTACGAGAAGCCTCCAATTGCAGATCAGGTACACGTGGTCATTTGGGTGATCAGCGCCACTGATGTGAGATTTGAACAGGGAAAATACAGAGAAAATATTGACTTTGTTCAACACATCCTGAAGAGAGAAA TTATCACCATCATAACAGTGTTAACCCATGAtgatgaaatccaaaaaagggaaaatcctGAAGCAGAACGAAAGAGATTAAGAGAAGCTGCTATGGAGGTCACCGGAAGCGATAGGAGAAATGTGTACTTCGTCGTAAATTCATTTGGTGATCCGAAAGATTACTCTCCTGTTTACAAGAAATGCGTGATGCAGGTTGTTGAGGAGGCGCTGAAGTGCGGGGAGCGTTCAGTTAAAATGCGCCAAGTTTACAGAGAAGGATCTAAGACAACGGCTCGGAAAATGCGTGAGACTAAACCCCAGGCTAGAAAATTCAAGAAACCACAAGAGAACACTTTCAAAGAATAG
- the LOC137983511 gene encoding uncharacterized protein — translation MAAKQEEIMKFYLFNCDETYDLKTVEKLLMDLEEKYGVIISAEPLYFGLPRMDDFVEKTLPTLKMDFAIFVLHADESRLSINEDNAGIGYAKFYRALLRATDGKVLIVIGGDTYYKDEEEEENFVMSRWVRRKISPQFREEDMDGRKSFILSWNKKHRPIHEEALRHFLTPGKKGCTFHYTPPPKLVPSHTEPDSFPPLEASHTDREPLLMEQEPDELEETTHSSLVERGGDKPEPYRRSFGDRYGQECDYRRFTENDADTSSSSAACGKLADYPASKVLLETRLHYGTISYQAEDIIQWTDRWLPPDRHVAHLKQEFGSTPEAKVQFTAIGNGGVSYDVTIMRPRTRNWCLCLSKCLGCCFRSLIRFLFSPCPRLGNQTMVCFLCVAHCFGFVCWWIIGKIGRRGV, via the exons ATGGCTGCTAAACAGGAGGAGATCATGAAGTTTTACCTTTTCAATTGCGATGAAACCTACGACTTGAAAACAGTTGAAAAACTCCTAATGGACCTAGAAGAGAAATACGGCGTGATAATATCTGCTGAGCCACTTTACTTTGGGCTTCCGCGAATGGATGATTTCGTTGAAAAAACATTGCCGACATTGAAGATGGATTTCGCCATTTTTGTTCTTCATGCAGATGAATCTCGGCTTTCTATTAACGAAGATAATGCCGGGATTGGCTACGCGAAGTTCTACCGAGCATTGTTACGTGCCACAG ATGGCAAAGTATTGATAGTGATTGGCGGTGATACATATTACAAGgatgaagaggaagaagaaaatTTCGTAATGTCACGCTGGGTGAGGAGAAAAATATCCCCTCAGTTCCGTGAAGAGGATATGGATGGAAGAAAAAGCTTCATTTTGTCTTGGAACAAGAAGCACAGGCCAATTCACGAAGAAGCGTTACGACATTTCCTCACCCCCGGTAAAAAGGGGTGCACCTTCCATTATACTCCTCCACCCAAACTTGTACCAAGCCACACAGAACCTGATTCGTTCCCGCCGCTAGAGGCCAGTCATACAGATCGAGAG CCACTTTTGATGGAACAAGAGCCAGACGAACTCGAAGAAACCACACATTCCTCTTTGGTGGAACGTGGTGGTGACAAACCAGAGCCCTACAGAAGATCATTTGGAGATCGTTACGGACAAGAGTGTGACTATAGACGCTTCACCGAAAATGATGCAG ACACCTCGTCAAGTTCTGCTGCCTGTGGCAAATTAGCTGATTATCCCGCAAGCAAGGTGTTGCTGGAGACACGCTTGCACTATGGGACAATTTCCTACCAGGCCGAGGATATCATACAGTGGACCGATAGATGGTTGCCCCCAGATCGGCATGTGGCTCATCTCAAGCAGGAATTTGGGTCAACGCCTGAAGCGAAAGTCCAGTTTACAGCTATTGGTAACGGCGGAGTGAGTTATGATGTTACGATAATGCGTCCCAGGACCAGAAACTGGTGCCTCTGCTTGAGCAAATGTCTTGGTTGCTGTTTCAGATCATTGatccgttttcttttttctccttgCCCGCGTTTAGGGAATCAAACAATGGTTTGCTTTTTGTGTGTTGCTCATTGTTTTGGGTTCGTATGCTGGTGGATAATAGGCAAGATTGGCCGGCGTGGTGTATAA
- the LOC137981888 gene encoding 52 kDa repressor of the inhibitor of the protein kinase-like, producing MLFATYNAAGVLVSSALKIFNKATDILKEHHKKESHIAASVKAENFIKIMQKAISSIIDTQRSTLIEKNRKLLHSIIACIVYCGRQNIALRGHVESTDGENNPGNFLALLKFRADAGDEVLANHFSQATNRAKYTSPTIQNELISIFGEQIRESMVNQIPSDAPYFSILADEVTDVSNREQLPLVIRFVDSDGNIHEEFLGFHNLQRITGEAIASSILDTLPQWNLDIKNCRGQGYD from the coding sequence ATGTTGTTTGCGACATATAACGCTGCCGGTGTTTTGGTTAGCTCAGCGCTGAAAATCTTCAACAAAGCAACAGATATTCTCAAAGAACACCACAAGAAGGAGTCCCACATCGCTGCGTCAGTAAAGGCGGAGAATTTCATCAAGATCATGCAGAAAGCAATAAGTTCAATCATAGATACTCAAAGATCAACCCTGATCGAGAAAAATCGGAAGCTGCTGCACAGTATCATCGCGTGCATAGTTTATTGCGGTAGGCAAAATATTGCCCTGAGAGGCCATGTAGAGTCCACTGATGGAGAAAATAATCCAGGCAATTTTTTGGCATTACTTAAATTTAGGGCTGATGCAGGTGACGAAGTTCTCGCCAACCATTTCAGCCAGGCTACAAATCGAGCGAAGTATACATCTCCAACCATACAAAATGAGTTAATCAGTATATTCGGAGAGCAAATACGAGAAAGCATGGTGAATCAAATCCCATCTGATGCTCCATATTTTTCTATACTAGCCGACGAAGTAACCGATGTCTCAAATAGAGAACAGCTACCACTTGTCATACGTTTTGTTGATAGTGATGGCAATATTCACGAGGAATTTTTAGGATTCCACAATCTGCAGAGGATAACAGGGGAGGCGATCGCTAGCTCGATACTGGATACCCTGCCACAGTGGAACTTAGACATAAAAAACTGTCGGGGACAAGGGTACGATTGA
- the LOC137982991 gene encoding uncharacterized protein, producing MAEPPISTTNIQDPGAGSREEIKSKSFHLFNCDHTFSLESVEKLLKSIEAQVGFDISPVQRYFDLREMADVRDSIIKEHTQMDYAIFVVHANESRLSINEENAGIGYAMIYRALMKKTDEKVIIVIGGDDNYKDEAEKQGSVLSRWAYRKISSQFAEKLMDGRESFIFSWEKEHRPIHEEAMIHFLDPQDKKQKFVPKPIPVLTLEQRGDKTEDDQNPPRGTNPLESLNGLERQTTSEEERKFEAPPDSLKSFEDEKENEPEAEGFVIVEKPSVALLYRNESDLAVIKDVFGDLLSLGISPMSREDPSVLKSLLMSSNPVRSCFVMLTAEDLKKDTRYTELLTTAQSTVEKRIVIILCDTDEVSRDEEQAITETIGGLVGDKGLVLCLKNLPKSTGADLTRSHPNQRKEGAIAKPARESGLRIDTHDVQHSPPNQVRSTIEPPPDSSKSCEGANQDEPVEQNSSGNFEHHDMSSDEPTAHETVQSPSAFFPSYNAAAKDDGDLLGGQGVVLCLKNPSQSAGADVSRSQSCPSNKRPAVIPEKDLKLLLHTRLRHGRISYDKNDVKHREKEWEAPEGMKRDLYKDWNTTVNAEIKIYRNTRNGAYEMDVNPRR from the exons ATGGCCGAACCACCTATCTCCACTACTAATATACAAGACCCTGGAGCAGGATCAAGAGAAGAGATTAAATCCAAAAGTTTTCATCTTTTCAACTGCGATCATACCTTCAGTTTGGAGTCAGTGGAAAAGTTGCTGAAAAGCATCGAAGCGCAAGTTGGTTTTGACATCTCTCCGGTTCAGCGTTACTTCGACCTTCGTGAAATGGCTGATGTGCGCGATAGCATCATCAAAGAACATACGCAGATGGATTATGCCATTTTcgttgtccatgcaaacgaatCTCGATTGTCTATCAACGAAGAAAACGCAGGTATTGGCTACGCCATGATTTACAGAGCTTTGATGAAGAAAACTG ATGAAAAAGTTATTATCGTGATTGGTGGAGATGATAATTACAAAGACGAGGCAGAGAAACAGGGCAGTGTACTGTCTCGCTGGGCTTATAGAAAGATTTCCTCTCAGTTCGCCGAGAAATTAATGGATGGAAGAGAAAGCTTCATATTTTCCTGGGAGAAAGAACACAGGCCCATCCATGAAGAAGCCATGATTCATTTCCTCGATCCCCAGGACAAGAAGCAAAAATTTGTTCCTAAGCCTATTCCTGTTCTAACACTCGAGCAACGAGGTGATAAAACAGAGGATGACCAAAATCCCCCCCGTGGCACTAATCCACTGGAATCACTGAATGGACTTGAAAGACAAACAACAAGTGAGGAAGAGAGGAAGTTCGAAGCGCCACCTGACAGTCTAAAGTCGTTTGAAGATGAAAAGGAAAACGAACCAGAGGCAGAGGGTtttgtgattgttgaaaagCCAA GCGTGGCACTCTTGTATCGAAACGAATCGGATTTGGCTGTCATTAAAGACGTGTTTGGAGATCTCCTTTCTCTTGGTATATCCCCAATGTCACGCGAAGATCCGTCAGTCTTGAAATCTCTACTGATGTCATCTAATCCAGTGAGATCCTGTTTTGTCATGTTAACAGCTGAAGATTTGAAGAAGGACACTCGGTATACTGAACTCCTAACAACGGCTCAAAGCACTGTCG AAAAAAGGATAGTGATCATCCTCTGCGACACTGACGAAGTATCTCGGGATGAAGAACAAGCAATCACTGAAACTATTGGAGGCCTTGTGGGCGACAAAGGCCTAgttctttgtttgaaaaatcTGCCCAAAAGCACTGGTGCAGATTTAACTAGATCTCATcccaatcaaagaaaagaaggcGCCATAGCTAAACCTGCGAGAGAATCGGGGTTACGGATTGATACTCATGATGTTCAGCACAGCCCACCAAATCAAGTGCGTTCAACGATCGAACCGCCACCTGACAGTTCAAAGTCCTGTGAAGGTGCGAATCAAGACGAACCAGTGGAGCAGAACTCGTCAGGCAATTTTGAGCACCATGATATGTCAA GCGATGAGCCCACAGCTCACGAAACTGTACAGTCGCCCTCTGCGTTCTTTCCCTCTTACAACGCAGCCGCGAAGGACGATGGAGACCTTCTGGGCGGACAAGGCGTAGTTCTTTGCTTGAAAAATCCCTCTCAAAGCGCTGGTGCAGATGTTTCTAGATCCCAGTCCTGCCCAAGTAACAAAAGACCCGCAGTGATACCCGAGAAAGATTTGAAGTTACTGCTTCATACTCGTCTACGGCATGGAAGGATCTCATACGACAAGAACGATGTGAAGCACAGGGAAAAAGAATGGGAAGCACCCGAGGGTATGAAGAGAGACTTGTATAAGGATTGGAATACTACCGTCAACGCGGAAATAAAGATTTACCGAAACACCAGAAATGGAGCGTATGAAATGGATGTGAATCCCCGAAGATAA
- the LOC137981887 gene encoding uncharacterized protein, translating into MVKENDNLQDSCKQHLHNASLNILKDISAAALSKTKALQRELHIQRDHLLRDYEETAVKTIWKQVKERMVALEIDLKKKARHKYSLATPLQPLPVDRTVQSSNTRRRTRRFERITQRNIGAPAENDGSDKGVTTEINLPDLNPINLTSSELTDAERSLLKKGPAFCPVPKDVNWQKVTDDIDKFERRIRLAVFFHGRNAEDNPRVVDDRFPAIPSASQWMPPKSSFPEVEVFLNNVKNDILKPANLRTTKDNLTREERLALRSLKSSENVIRIQDKGSRFVVLSQQEYQNKILGQLNNDLHYDSIDSDPTLDHFEVVKEWSRKWFSEGQISQEIATWVVNLEPKPGVAFGNVKTHKRDNPLRLITSCCGTAIERLSAFTEFYLKPLSQSLPSFVKDSTDFINKLEDLNAKGPFPEGSLLVSWDVVSMFPNIDNNLGISAVRKALNSRSDNIPSTDCLVKAVEICLRVNNCQFAGQNFVQKHGTAMGPKNACSYADLAMGIIDEKAKFEGPSHKLPNGNDTDFLN; encoded by the exons atggtcaAGGAAAATGACAATCTACAAGACTCTTGTAAGCAGCATTTACACAATGCTTCCCTCAACATCTTAAAGGACATTTCTGCGGCAGCCTTGTCTAAGACCAAAGCCCTTCAGAGGgaacttcatatccagcgcgatCATCTCCTTCGTGATTATGAGGAAACTGCTGTTAAAACCATTTGGAAACAGGTTAAAGAACGGATGGTAGCACTGGAGattgatttgaaaaagaaagcacGACATAAGTACTCGTTGGCCACACCCCTTCAACCATTACCAGTAGATCGAACCGTACAATCTAGCAACACGAGAAGGAGAACGCGGCGGTTTGAAAGAATTACCCAAAGGAATATAGGAGCTCCAGCCGAAAACGATGGTAGCGACAAGGGTGTAACAACAGAGATCAACTTGCCGGACCTGAATCCTATTAATCTAACTTCTTCTGAACTAACAGATGCGGAACGCTCTCTCCTGAAGAAAGGACCAGCATTTTGTCCTGTGCCTAAGGATGTCAATTGGCAAAAGGTGACCGATGACATAGATAAATTTGAAAGGAGAATCCGCCTTGCCGTTTTCTTCCACGGCAGAAATGCTGAAGACAACCCCCGTGTGGTGGACGACCGATTTCCAGCGATTCCATCAGCTTCCCAATGGATGCCTCCAAAATCCAGTTTCCCGGAGGTAGAAGTGTTCCTCAACAATGTGAAGAACGACATCCTTAAGCCTGCTAATCTAAGAACTACCAAGGACAATCTTACGAGAGAAGAAAGGTTAGCTTTAAGGTCTCTTAAATCTAGTGAAAATGTTATAAGAATTCAAGATAAAGGTTCTAGGTTCGTTGTCCTCAGTCAACAAGAATACCAAAATAAGATACTAGGGCAGCTTAATAATGATTTGCATTATGACAGCATAGATTCCGACCCAACACTTGACCATTTTGAAGTGGTTAAGGAATGGAGTCGAAAGTGGTTTTCTGAGGGGCAGATTAGCCAGGAGATTGCTACGTGGGTTGTAAATCTGGAACCAAAACCGGGAGTGGCATTTGGGAATGTCAAAACACACAAACGTGACAACCCACTTCGGCTTATTACATCCTGTTGCGGTACAGCAATTGAACGGCTTTCTGCTTTCACAGAATTCTACCTCAAACCTCTTTCACAGAGTCTTCCATCCTTTGTGAAGGATTCCACGGATTTTATCaacaaattagaagatttgaaTGCAAAAGGCCCATTCCCTGAGGGGTCCCTCCTTGTGTCTTGGGATGTAGTGTCAATGTTTCCaaacattgacaacaatctaGGTATTTCAGCAGTTAGAAAGGCACTTAATTCCAGATCTGATAATATTCCTTCCACTGATTGCTTAGTTAAAGCCGTTGAAATTTGTctcagggtaaataattgccagTTTGCTGGTCAGAACTTTGTTCAAAAACACGGTACGGCCATGGGACCGAAAAACGCGTGCAGTTATGCAGATCTAGCGATGGGCATCATCGAcgagaaagccaaatttgagg gtccaagtcacaagttgccaaatgGCAATGACACTGACTTCTTAAActaa